In the genome of Anaerolineaceae bacterium oral taxon 439, the window TGTTTTGATTGCCGGATATATCATAGCAAGAGAAGAAAAAGATAACGCGCTTAAAAATATTATGGTAATTCCTGTTTCTTATTCCTGTCTATTGTCAGGGAAACTGGTTGCTTGCGCATTGCTTTCTTTGTTTTTAGGGCTGGCAAGCGCGGTGTTTACGATAGCTGCGAGCTTGCTGCTGGAATTTCCGGGATTTTCTGTCGCGGTCGTTATTCAGACATTTATTCAGATGATTTTGAACTGTCTGTTTCTGTATATTGCGGTGACGCCAGTGATTGCGCTAACGGTTCGTATTCCAAACGGGCACCTGATCGGGACGATCATAGCGTTTGTTTATGGCTATGGCGGTATGTTTGCTTCGGGGAATATGACGCTGGCGAACGTTTACCCAATTACTGCAAGCCTGGGCCTGATCCGCTATCGCAGTTATGATCCAGCAGTCCATTGGAACATGCTGAGCTGTCTTTGCAGCCTGTTCCTCTGCGTCTGTATTTCCTGTATATTCATCCTGCGCATAAAAAATAAAGAGCCTGAAAGAACAACGAAAAAGCCTGATAAAGCGATCCTTAAGAAAGGATGGTAATTTCTGCCGAATGAACGAATTTGTGATTGAGACGAAAAAGCTGACGAAGAAATACGGGCATGAAACCGCGATTCATGACGTCGATCTCCATGTCCGGAAAGGGCGGATTTACGGGCTTCTCGGGCGGAACGGCGTCGGGAAAACGACAATAATGAAAGCCGTTTTGGGGCTGATCCCGATCGATTCCGGGGAGGTTAAAGTATTTGGCGAGCGGATCGAGGAACGGAAGGAGCGGATTTATCCGCGGATCGGCGCGATGATCGAGACGCCGGGCTTTTATCCGAACCTGACCGGGACGGAAAATCTGGAAATTTTTGCGAAGCTGCGCGGCGTTCCGACGGCGAACGCGGTCGAAAACGCGCTGAGGCTGGTCGGGCTTCCGGTTCGGGATAAAAAGCTGTTCGGCGCGTATTCTTTGGGCATGAAGCAGCGCCTCGGTATCGCGAACGCGGTTTTTCATGACCCGGAGCTTCTGATATTGGACGAACCCACGAATGGACTCGATCCGATCGGAATCGCCGGGATCAGGGATTATCTTAAAAAGCTGGTCGTTGAGCGTGAAAAAACGATCCTGATATCCAGTCATATCCTGTCTGAAATCACGCTGCTCGCCGACGATATCGGGATTATTGACCGCGGCGTATTATTGGAGGAAGCCCCGTTGAGCGAACTGACAAAAAGGGACCGGCGTTATATCGAGCTCCGGGTTTCGGACGTTCCGAAAACCGTTCTGATCCTGGAACGGGATTTTGGAATGAAGGGTTATTCCGTTCAGGACGACTGCACGCTTCATCTTTTTGACGCGGTTGAGGATATCGGCGCGGTCCACAGAGCGCTCGTACTGGAGGACGTCGCCGTTTACGAATCCCGGTTTTGCAGCCATACGTTGG includes:
- a CDS encoding lantibiotic ABC transporter permease produces the protein MIRMIQTEIWKLKRYRIIWSGVFLMLLSVLLTIFSTTAMDGTIWTFPFFSEQVVKNNVTTIFPMCIVLIAGYIIAREEKDNALKNIMVIPVSYSCLLSGKLVACALLSLFLGLASAVFTIAASLLLEFPGFSVAVVIQTFIQMILNCLFLYIAVTPVIALTVRIPNGHLIGTIIAFVYGYGGMFASGNMTLANVYPITASLGLIRYRSYDPAVHWNMLSCLCSLFLCVCISCIFILRIKNKEPERTTKKPDKAILKKGW
- a CDS encoding bacitracin ABC transporter ATP-binding protein is translated as MNEFVIETKKLTKKYGHETAIHDVDLHVRKGRIYGLLGRNGVGKTTIMKAVLGLIPIDSGEVKVFGERIEERKERIYPRIGAMIETPGFYPNLTGTENLEIFAKLRGVPTANAVENALRLVGLPVRDKKLFGAYSLGMKQRLGIANAVFHDPELLILDEPTNGLDPIGIAGIRDYLKKLVVEREKTILISSHILSEITLLADDIGIIDRGVLLEEAPLSELTKRDRRYIELRVSDVPKTVLILERDFGMKGYSVQDDCTLHLFDAVEDIGAVHRALVLEDVAVYESRFCSHTLEDYFKSITGGEGIA